The sequence TGAAACATACTCTGCCCCATAAACCTACCAACAAAACCCTCACAACGATTCAAAAACAGTTCAATAACTCAATCGAAGAACCCTAAACATAGTCTACATAGCTCAAACCCGAATCAAGATTCACGAACAAGAAAAGGTAAAGACTTTGAGCAACAATGGCAGTTAAGATTGATTTAAACAGTTCCATAACTCAATCGAAGAACGCTAAACATAGTCTACGTAGCTCAAACCCGAATCAAGATTCAAGAACAAGAAAAGGTAAAAACTTTGAGCAGCAATGGCAGCTAAGATTGATTTAAACAGTTCCATAACTCAATCGAAGAAGCCTAAACATAGTCTACATAGCTCAAACACAAATCAAGATTCAAGAACAAGAAAGGTAAAGACTTTGAGCAGCCATGGCAGGAAAGATTGATTTAAACAGTTCCATAACTCAATCAAAGAACCCTATACATAGTCTACATAGCTCAAACTCGAATCAAGAACAAGAAAGGTAAAGACTTTGAACAACCATGGCAGCTAAGATTGATATAAACAGTTCAATGTAGAAACAGAACAACTATTAGAGTTTAATTGTCTCCATCAATCCAAAGCATAACACAATCAGAGAACTACAGAGCTCAAAACTCACAATCAAGATTCAAGAAAGGTGAAGACTTTGAGCAACCATGGCAGCTAAGATTGATTTAAACAGTTCAATGTAGAAACAGAACAACCACCAGAGTTTAATTGTCTCCGTTAATTCAAAGCATAACACAATCAAAGAACCCTAATTACAATCTGCAGAGCTCAAGTTCCaatcaagattcaagaaaaGGTGAAGACTTTGAGCTAACCAACCTGTTCCATGGCGGCTTGAGCGGCGGTCATGAGCTTAGTGGCGAGACCGAGCTTGCGGTGAGTGCGGAGAACGGCGAGGGAAGTGATGTGGCCGTGGCACTCGTTGCTCTCCTCTTCCATCTTGGCGAGGACGTAGCCGACGATGCGGCCGTTGTAGTCCTCGGCGACGTAGAGAAGCTGAGGCCAAGAGAGGATGTGGTAGAGGTAGTACTTCATCTGGTAGTTCTCGGGAAGGCACATGAGGTTGCAGGCTTGCATCGCGAGCAGATCGTCCACCGTCGCTCGCCTGATGCACACCATGGCTGCTGCTGCGGACTCGATTCGATTCACTAAGGGGGCTTAGGgttttggtctagtggtatcgAGAGGATTTAATCTGGTGACGAgttgtaataatatataaatatagggtCCTTATTGAAACTTAGCTGATACTTTCGGGGGTATATTAACAATTAAGTAAACATTATTTAACTACTTGTTTTAGGACATACTCCAGTTGGGCCTTGATGTTATGCAATGAAGTAGCGGAAGATTCATTACCGTTAGGCTTGGGTTCGGTTCCGGCAGGATTTTTTCGATTTTCGATTTTTAAGTTTTAGATTTAGAATAACCGTTCTgttatttcaatttttagttGCGTTCGGATAACAACGTTAGAAACTGGCTTATTTcgaataaaatttaaatctaattCGATTCCAGTTTTCTGgttaattttagataatttagaTTAAAAAACTGAGTTTTTTGTTGATTTAGGATAATTCCGATAATTCAGATAAATTTAaatcttttttatataaatattctgatatttaaaattttcagatattttggtTGTAAAtagtatttcaaaaatatttggtaatttcaaaaataagtataactaatattttttctttctataaaCTGTATTTAGATATTTTCGAATATccattcaattttttattttggtttcagtttttggttctaaaattatagaaatttCTTAGTTGTTATTTGTGAATTTCGGTTCagttttgaatttgattccAAATCGCTTTTTATGCTCAAGCCTAATTACAGTGGGATCTCGAAAGGTTGTGGTGCTTCTTGTATTGCTTTATCAATGTATGATCTTAATGTGCGCAGAGCATATGACATAAAAGCATGATGATCATctaatacacatatatatatacgacGTTTTCTATTTAAACATTTAGAAACTTGATTCTATCAGACAACATTATAGCATCATAGATTACAACTATCTAACATTAGACAACGACGACTGTTGCTTACTACTTTCTATGCAGACTTCCCTCGAAAGGCCCTTACTAAACTTGCTCTCAAGGCTTCTCCAACTCCACGCCAGAACGTATACTTTGACCCGTACAACCACAGTTTCACTGACTTCTTCCAACCATCTCCTCTCGGAAACTCGATTTCCCGACCAATGCTGGACTCCTCCCAAGCTTCTTCACCATCTTCCATAAGCGGGAGCGCTTCAAAACCACCAGACTCAAGGTGCTTGATCCACCCGCGCATCAGATAGTTCACCACCTACTCGTTTCCATATGCCAAAAGGGTCCACAATTTAGATCCAAACCTTTCtttttaaggaaagtttttgtATACCTCAGGGACTTCATCGTGTGGACAGTGACCAGCTGGGCTGATCTCGTAGTAAGGAGCGTTGGGGATCTCCTTCTTTATCTTCTTTCCCCATATAGGTCCCACCCATGGATCTTCTTTTCCATACATGAGACATATAGGAACACTGTTTTTCTTACACCTAACAAAGACCATGACATAAGCATCCCTCTATTAGACCAATCAcagggaaaaaaaaatattccacACTGTCTTATACCTAGATAACGCCTCGGAGAAAGATAGCAGTCCACCAGGAGCAAACATGATTGAAGCAAACGACGCTGCAGCAGCAGGATGCTGCGTGATCTCCACAATACGTGAGAACACTTTATCCACATCAGTAGAATGGTCTTTGTAGACCTGTTTGAGTATCTCAGCTATGCTTTCAGGATCACTTATCTTTTGCCACCTGGCGATTCCAACAACATAGAAGATATTAGTCTGACTGAACTTTGATGAGAAGATGTGTTAATGAACTGTTACTTACACCAACTCTGTGAGTTTTTTCACTCTTGGCGGCAGAGGGAATGTTCCGGACCATGGAAAGAGACGTGCTAGCTTTGGGGATTTTACTGGATTAGGGAAGAAACCCCAGAAAGGTGTTGCGTTAAGTAATGTAACACCTTTGACGAGATGAGGATGGGTTGCTGCAAAGTAGAGAGCTACGTACCCTCCAAGTGAGTTCCCTGCAATGTACACTGGCTCACCAATAACCTGCACAACAAATACCATATACTCTTACCAACTCAGTCACTTAGTGATGCAGCttagaattaatatatttaatatttatttgtatgttttattttgGCAGTTTTCCTATTTTAATCAGGATTAAAGTTTTATAGCTTAtacattttcatataaatagtCTTTGCAACTTatggttttatttaatttatgatttgATTAACAAAATTGAGAAGTCTTCTCTTGTTTCCGTAGAACTATATAAATCTTAACGAGTTTAAGAAGACTTTGTTTATTCGAAGATTCTTATACTAAACGAATATCTTTGTGTTATCGTATCTTCCGTTGTataaagatcttagagaaaaacaaaacaagtgaacagtaaaatcaaattttgacaGATGTATATGGTTTACCTCTTGTACAATATACTGAACTTGATCTCTCCAGAGATCCAACGAGTAAACAAGTTGATCAGCCCATGGTTCAGCTTCATCACCAAAACCCCAAAATGGCTCACTGTTTTGCAAGCCACTTGTTTCTTTAGATATGGTAGTAGGATCTTGAGTGGGAAGAGATAAACCCTGACCAACAAAATCAA comes from Brassica rapa cultivar Chiifu-401-42 chromosome A02, CAAS_Brap_v3.01, whole genome shotgun sequence and encodes:
- the LOC103850897 gene encoding N-terminal acetyltransferase A complex catalytic subunit NAA10; this encodes MVCIRRATVDDLLAMQACNLMCLPENYQMKYYLYHILSWPQLLYVAEDYNGRIVGYVLAKMEEESNECHGHITSLAVLRTHRKLGLATKLMTAAQAAMEQVYGAEYVSLHVRRSNRAAFNLYTETLGYQINDVEAKYYADGEDAYDMRKNLKGKQIHHHASHGHHHHHGGGCCSGDAKVVETTQAEDAKATSSK
- the LOC103850899 gene encoding pheophytinase, chloroplastic, translated to MEIISQNFLPHCSVVTWGSKPDKNRLVPNRSNILVSSCGLRKSRLVVRNGTSDGYVVGENDDLGSISTRRGDSKSKVLIPGLPEEAAAQITPSHCEWKPNLTVHYEKSGCGNVEAPAVLFLPGFGVGSFHYEKQLTDLGRDYRVWAVDFVGQGLSLPTQDPTTISKETSGLQNSEPFWGFGDEAEPWADQLVYSLDLWRDQVQYIVQEVIGEPVYIAGNSLGGYVALYFAATHPHLVKGVTLLNATPFWGFFPNPVKSPKLARLFPWSGTFPLPPRVKKLTELVWQKISDPESIAEILKQVYKDHSTDVDKVFSRIVEITQHPAAAASFASIMFAPGGLLSFSEALSRCKKNSVPICLMYGKEDPWVGPIWGKKIKKEIPNAPYYEISPAGHCPHDEVPEVVNYLMRGWIKHLESGGFEALPLMEDGEEAWEESSIGREIEFPRGDGWKKSVKLWLYGSKYTFWRGVGEALRASLVRAFRGKSA